A stretch of the Drosophila sulfurigaster albostrigata strain 15112-1811.04 chromosome 2L, ASM2355843v2, whole genome shotgun sequence genome encodes the following:
- the LOC133836327 gene encoding protein outspread isoform X1: MSTSTITTTTTAAAAPAATTAVSTPPLTASCGRTADCRKFSPNIFNKSKCSHCFRQREEHSAAALECNRSLKTLALLASRKVSKCGYLFVAPDWDFSNPLYRTKRWQRRWFVLYDDGELTYSVDDFPETVPQACIDMTKVMEVSSAEEVTGHTNSIAITAPERVTYVKGISSEESQWWLNILTAFPKSKGRHKRSTTLPGGQINCLRQSANVDLAIKLGNRHSSYHKDTLTSSQSASSLIGNLDCPSSRNSTPNDDEDDGVETGEDEDEDDDENDNGDDDEEQQVSTSRKAKVTSSSSSIGGQDENNRNAGNEITNRGCLLIEDIRRDEKSIKDIANTITNLSQQQSKRWSTMAVNNALNNQHQHHYQYHTSCDETDFQVMSSGKSLNVGSEPQTIVNLRPKSLPLAANSTPAIVSAVVKKIPTVLVSQQQQQQQQQQHSLKLLKEDNSKSNKSSGRLELQLQLKPAKHYQHERGDPDGGCNLDELCANYMSKSDELRSVSKLSNNSNKNAASANKTLGKSVEESLNAKKGWLMKLDNRTGEWSKHWFTLSGAALFYYRDPLCEERGVLDGVLDVNSLSTVVEEPSASKQHAFQLITWDKQRLFLASLSPSSRNSWLAILRSAAGLTQQLETSTTTPIATSSAAIMKSSDIEQDFIKAQLQQHSTHPLSSSPATPGTPGTPCTPANGPHFSSDEEYRTASEGGRRDSLDWGSPLSPSPPVLRSCLRNRSLASLHKRSRSSPPSSRRSTVDSVTSDELSLMAVPEEIRPERELKQQCETLRTEAKIREARMSELLTTLQRTEQELTARLQEQQQQLNGELTSAKQSAAELVHTLSLQLTESQCKIKQLEDRLAQGIEENEGLYKRLRDFQVDNNQVASLSNLQRHKMKRMDSLSDLTTISDIDPYCLQRDSLAEEYNELRTRFEKAVNEIRAMKRELKQSQNQYDALELIQTALQQKLERCQMEDGAQLQLMAARIQDLTIKYSTSERQVRALKQKLAKSERRRSLSLKGKEQLELKLSELQRETVEHKSGDCSTASTTESSGDSSSQSSPLNAHLLQRLHSLEHVLLNTKERLEQSLNQLQQLRVGQRSRRSVSPLNERKDGLRQLERALVETCVLVTEQMELSCLQEACHKCSELHQRIEKLTTLHQQTETDLQRSEQLLEQREGELAISLEKCASQENEQQVLLQQRNELSDELGRQQERCKRLEKRLDLLEREHGKQLECLRQVYRHEHDNVSEDQSFRKRYQTEIEQLRTLCEKGLSAMESSHRRLICDMEEKHKIEIDRLLAEKETALAEETQATLAALDAMRKAHESEVQREVSRFKSEFLHQVQRGEHMRGDGAKLKEEELDELRLEILSFSEKYSIKCVENAALEEKLHLANGKLRHFQQMQQLELRNQQFRAHLASDDPSSDVHFVQGLTAGSKDDASCEDSEPVQCAPQIMVDTRTNTTTTTRTRTTTTSKRTRRTTIEPPASGVPEKLDQNLFVIPYHRQNHCQVSAASIPDSGIDIVNIDKFDRVDNIDELVYEPCYKPSDIFALYQNRLCFQGLKSNSTFGKNLRKSTARTSPASLSSPSPASSSSSSTSPSNAEIRRTATIIVQSPVQKGPSHNRIYKTDAVINIQQQQHAGNAIKQEKAQ; encoded by the exons CGTTGGCAGAGACGGTGGTTTGTGCTTTATGACGATGGAGAGCTCACTTACTCGGTGGATGACTTT CCCGAGACTGTGCCACAGGCTTGCATTGATATGACCAAAGTTATGGAAGTAAGCAGCGCGGAGGAAGTAACCGGCCACACAAACTCCATTGCCATAACAGCACCGGAGCGCGTGACTTATGTGAAGGGCATCAGCTCAGAGGAATCGCAATGGTGGCTCAATATATTGACAGCGTTTCCAAAGTCGAAGGGTCGTCACAAGCGGAGTACCACATTGCCGGGTGGTCAGATCAATTGTCTTCGCCAATCCGCCAATGTAGACTTGGCGATCAAGTTGGGAAATCGCCATAGTTCATATCACAAGGATACGCTAACGTCCTCACAGTCCGCGTCAAGTTTGATTGGTAATCTTGATTGTCCCAGTTCAAGAAACTCAACACccaatgatgatgaagatgatggtGTTGAAACTGGGGAGgacgaagatgaagatgatgacgaAAATGAcaatggtgatgatgatgaggagcAACAAGTGTCAACGTCcagaaaagcaaaagtcacATCATCATCTAGCAGCATCGGAGGACAGGACGAGAACAATCGGAATGCAGGCAACGAAATTACAAATCGAG GTTGTTTGTTGATCGAGGATATACGGCGGGATGAAAAGTCAATCAAGGATATAGCCAACACAATAACGAACCTAAGtcaacagcaaagcaaacgctGGTCCACAATGGCTGTGAACAATGCGTTGAataatcaacatcaacatcattaCCAATACCATACATCTTGCGACGAGACCGATTTCCAGGTGATGTCCTCGGGCAAATCTCTTAACGTTGGCAGTGAGCCACAgacaattgttaatttaagGCCAAAGTCACTACCACTAGCCGCTAACTCGACTCCAGCAATTGTGTCAGCAGTAGTCAAGAAGATACCCACGGTACTCGTctcccagcagcaacaacaacaacagcagcaacaacactcaCTGAAGCTGTTAAAAGAAGATAACTCAAAGAGCAACAAGTCATCTGGTCGATTAGAACTGCAGTTACAACTGAAGCCTGCCAAGCATTATCAGCATGAACGTGGCGATCCAGATGGTGGCTGTAATCTGGATGAACTGTGCGCCAACTACATGTCCAAATCGGATGAGCTGAGATCGGTTAGCAAgttaagcaacaacagcaacaagaatgCAGCATCAGCTAATAAGACGTTGGGTAAAAGTGTTGAGGAATCGCTAAATGCCAAAAAGGGCTGGTTAATGAAGCTGGATAACCGAACAGGCGAATGGAGCAAGCATTGGTTCACCTTGAGTGGAGCAGCACTCTTCTATTATCGCGATCCGCTTTGCGAAGAACGCGGAGTTCTCGATGGTGTCCTGGACGTCAACAGCCTATCAACTGTAGTTGAGGAACCTAGTGCCAGTAAGCAGCATGCCTTTCAGCTGATCACTTGGGACAAGCAGCGCCTGTTCCTGGCCAGCTTGTCGCCCAGTTCACGTAATAGTTGGCTAGCGATCCTGCGGAGTGCGGCAGGTCTGACACAGCAACTAGAGACATCAACGACGACACCAATAGCGACATCATCAGCAGCCATAATGAAGTCCAGCGACATTGAGCAAGATTTTATCAAAgcgcagttgcaacaacattCAACACATCCGCTCAGCTCAAGTCCAGCTACACCTGGAACACCAGGAACACCGTGTACACCGGCAAATGGACCACATTTCTCCTCGGACGAGGAGTATCGTACTGCATCAGAAGGCGGTCGACGTGATAGCTTAGACTGGGGCTCTCCGCTGTCTCCATCTCCTCCCGTTTTACGGAGCTGTCTGCGAAACCGGAGCCTGGCCAGTCTCCACAAGCGCAGTCGAAGCTCACCACCAAGCTCACGCCGCAGCACCGTGGATAGCGTGACAAGTGATGAGCTGTCCCTAATGGCCGTGCCGGAGGAGATTCGACCAGAGCGTGAGCTAAAGCAACAATGCGAGACGCTTCGCACCGAGGCCAAAATAAGAGAGGCACGGATGTCCGAGCTGCTTACAACACTACAACGTACCGAGCAGGAACTCACGGCCCGTctgcaggagcagcagcagcaattgaatGGGGAACTGACCAGTGCCAAACAGAGTGCTGCGGAGCTGGTTCACACTCTAAGCCTGCAGTTAACAGAGAGCCAGTGCAAGATCAAACAGCTGGAGGATCGTCTGGCCCAGGGGATTGAGGAGAACGAAGGCTTATATAAAAGATTGCGTGATTTCCAAGTGGACAACAACCAAGTGGCCAGTCTGAGCAATCTGCAGCGTCACAAGATGAAGCGCATGGACTCTCTAAGCGATCTAACGACTATTAGCGACATTGATCCCTACTGCTTGCAGAGAGATTCCCTTGCCGAGGAGTACAATGAGTTGCGTACTCGATTCGAAAAGGCAGTCAATGAGATTCGAGCCATGAAGCGAGAACTCAAACAGTCACAGAACCAGTACGATGCTCTGGAACTGATCCAGACAGCACTGCAACAAAAGCTAGAACGCTGTCAGATGGAAGACGGCGcccagctgcagctgatggCAGCACGCATTCAGGATCTGACCATCAAGTACAGTACATCAGAAAGACAAGTACGTGCCTTGAAGCAGAAACTAGCCAAGTCCGAACGAAGACGGTCCCTCTCTCTTAAAGGCAAGGAACAATTGGAACTGAAATTAAGTGAGCTGCAAAGGGAAACTGTTGAGCATAAGTCCGGCGATTGCAGCACGGCAAGCACCACTGAATCCAGCGGTGACTCAAGTAGTCAATCATCACCCTTGAATGCGCATCTATTGCAACGCCTGCACAGTCTGGAGCATGTACTGCTGAACACCAAGGAGCGTCTGGAGCAAAGTCTCAAccagctgcaacagctgcgTGTTGGTCAGCGCAGCCGTCGATCCGTATCACCGCTAAATGAACGCAAGGATGGACTCAGGCAGTTGGAACGAGCTCTGGTCGAGACCTGTGTGCTGGTCACCGAGCAGATGGAACTCTCCTGCTTGCAGGAAGCGTGCCACAAGTGCAGCGAACTTCATCAGCGCATTGAGAAGCTGACGACGCTTCATCAACAAACTGAAACAGATTTACAGCGTAGTGAGCAGCTGCTGGAACAGCGCGAGGGAGAACTAGCGATCTCATTGGAGAAATGTGCCAGCCAGGAGAACGAGCAGCAAGTTTTGCTGCAACAGCGCAATGAGCTCAGCGATGAACTGGGTCGGCAGCAGGAGCGCTGCAAACGACTTGAGAAGCGTCTTGATCTTCTGGAAAGGGAGCACGGCAAGCAACTTGAGTGTCTCCGCCAGGTATACCGTCATGAGCATGACAATGTTTCAGAGGATCAGAGTTTCCGTAAGCGCTACCAGACTGAGATTGAGCAGCTGAGG ACACTCTGCGAAAAGGGTCTCAGTGCCATGGAATCATCACATCGCCGACTAATATGCGATATGGAGGAGAAGCACAAGATAGAAATTGATCGATTGCTAGCTGAAAAGGAAACAGCTCTGGCTGAGGAGACACAG GCAACACTGGCCGCTTTGGACGCCATGCGTAAGGCGCATGAGAGTGAGGTGCAACGAGAGGTTTCACGCTTCAAGTCTGAGTTTTTGCATCAGGTGCAACGGGGTGAGCACATGCGAGGAGATGGCGCCAAGCTAAAAGA AGAGGAGCTCGACGAGTTACGTCTGGAGATACTGTCCTTTTCTGAAAAATATTCCATCAAGTGTGTGGAAAACGCAGCATTGGAGGAGAAGCTGCATCTGGCTAACGGGAAGTTAAGGCACTTtcagcaaatgcaacagctGGAGCTCAG AAATCAACAATTTCGCGCCCATCTGGCTTCTGACGATCCTAGCAGCGATGTGCATTTCGTCCAAGGCCTAACAGCTGGCTCCAAAGACGATGCTTCATGTGAAGATAGCGAG CCTGTTCAGTGTGCACCACAAATAATGGTTGATACTCgtacaaacacaacaacaacaacaagaacaagaacaacaaccacaagtaaaagaacaagaagaacaactaTAGAACCCCCTGCATCGGGAGTGCCCGAGAAATTGGATCAGAACCTGTTTGTGATACCCTACCATAGGCAAAATCATTGCCAAGTGTCTGCTGCAAGCATACCTGATAGTGGCATTGATATCGTTAATATCGATAAATTCGATAGAGTCGATAACATCGATGAGCTCGTCTATGAACCGTGCTACAAGCCGAGCGATATATTTGCCCTGTATCAGAATCGTTTATGTTTCCAAG GTTTGAAAAGCAACTCGACGTTTGGAAAGAATTTAAGAAAATCCACTGCGAGAACATCACCAGCATCATTGTCATCACCATCAccagcatcatcatcgtcgtcatcaacATCACCATCAAATGCAGAGATACgaagaacagcaacaataatagtACAGAGCCCCGTCCAAAAGGGACCCAGTCACAATCGAATCTATAAGACAGATGCCGttattaatattcaacaacagcaacacgcaggcaatgcaataaaacaagaaaaagcaCAATGA
- the LOC133836327 gene encoding protein outspread isoform X2, translated as MSTSTITTTTTAAAAPAATTAVSTPPLTASCGRTADCRKFSPNIFNKSKCSHCFRQREEHSAAALECNRASRKVSKCGYLFVAPDWDFSNPLYRTKRWQRRWFVLYDDGELTYSVDDFPETVPQACIDMTKVMEVSSAEEVTGHTNSIAITAPERVTYVKGISSEESQWWLNILTAFPKSKGRHKRSTTLPGGQINCLRQSANVDLAIKLGNRHSSYHKDTLTSSQSASSLIGNLDCPSSRNSTPNDDEDDGVETGEDEDEDDDENDNGDDDEEQQVSTSRKAKVTSSSSSIGGQDENNRNAGNEITNRGCLLIEDIRRDEKSIKDIANTITNLSQQQSKRWSTMAVNNALNNQHQHHYQYHTSCDETDFQVMSSGKSLNVGSEPQTIVNLRPKSLPLAANSTPAIVSAVVKKIPTVLVSQQQQQQQQQQHSLKLLKEDNSKSNKSSGRLELQLQLKPAKHYQHERGDPDGGCNLDELCANYMSKSDELRSVSKLSNNSNKNAASANKTLGKSVEESLNAKKGWLMKLDNRTGEWSKHWFTLSGAALFYYRDPLCEERGVLDGVLDVNSLSTVVEEPSASKQHAFQLITWDKQRLFLASLSPSSRNSWLAILRSAAGLTQQLETSTTTPIATSSAAIMKSSDIEQDFIKAQLQQHSTHPLSSSPATPGTPGTPCTPANGPHFSSDEEYRTASEGGRRDSLDWGSPLSPSPPVLRSCLRNRSLASLHKRSRSSPPSSRRSTVDSVTSDELSLMAVPEEIRPERELKQQCETLRTEAKIREARMSELLTTLQRTEQELTARLQEQQQQLNGELTSAKQSAAELVHTLSLQLTESQCKIKQLEDRLAQGIEENEGLYKRLRDFQVDNNQVASLSNLQRHKMKRMDSLSDLTTISDIDPYCLQRDSLAEEYNELRTRFEKAVNEIRAMKRELKQSQNQYDALELIQTALQQKLERCQMEDGAQLQLMAARIQDLTIKYSTSERQVRALKQKLAKSERRRSLSLKGKEQLELKLSELQRETVEHKSGDCSTASTTESSGDSSSQSSPLNAHLLQRLHSLEHVLLNTKERLEQSLNQLQQLRVGQRSRRSVSPLNERKDGLRQLERALVETCVLVTEQMELSCLQEACHKCSELHQRIEKLTTLHQQTETDLQRSEQLLEQREGELAISLEKCASQENEQQVLLQQRNELSDELGRQQERCKRLEKRLDLLEREHGKQLECLRQVYRHEHDNVSEDQSFRKRYQTEIEQLRTLCEKGLSAMESSHRRLICDMEEKHKIEIDRLLAEKETALAEETQATLAALDAMRKAHESEVQREVSRFKSEFLHQVQRGEHMRGDGAKLKEEELDELRLEILSFSEKYSIKCVENAALEEKLHLANGKLRHFQQMQQLELRNQQFRAHLASDDPSSDVHFVQGLTAGSKDDASCEDSEPVQCAPQIMVDTRTNTTTTTRTRTTTTSKRTRRTTIEPPASGVPEKLDQNLFVIPYHRQNHCQVSAASIPDSGIDIVNIDKFDRVDNIDELVYEPCYKPSDIFALYQNRLCFQGLKSNSTFGKNLRKSTARTSPASLSSPSPASSSSSSTSPSNAEIRRTATIIVQSPVQKGPSHNRIYKTDAVINIQQQQHAGNAIKQEKAQ; from the exons CGTTGGCAGAGACGGTGGTTTGTGCTTTATGACGATGGAGAGCTCACTTACTCGGTGGATGACTTT CCCGAGACTGTGCCACAGGCTTGCATTGATATGACCAAAGTTATGGAAGTAAGCAGCGCGGAGGAAGTAACCGGCCACACAAACTCCATTGCCATAACAGCACCGGAGCGCGTGACTTATGTGAAGGGCATCAGCTCAGAGGAATCGCAATGGTGGCTCAATATATTGACAGCGTTTCCAAAGTCGAAGGGTCGTCACAAGCGGAGTACCACATTGCCGGGTGGTCAGATCAATTGTCTTCGCCAATCCGCCAATGTAGACTTGGCGATCAAGTTGGGAAATCGCCATAGTTCATATCACAAGGATACGCTAACGTCCTCACAGTCCGCGTCAAGTTTGATTGGTAATCTTGATTGTCCCAGTTCAAGAAACTCAACACccaatgatgatgaagatgatggtGTTGAAACTGGGGAGgacgaagatgaagatgatgacgaAAATGAcaatggtgatgatgatgaggagcAACAAGTGTCAACGTCcagaaaagcaaaagtcacATCATCATCTAGCAGCATCGGAGGACAGGACGAGAACAATCGGAATGCAGGCAACGAAATTACAAATCGAG GTTGTTTGTTGATCGAGGATATACGGCGGGATGAAAAGTCAATCAAGGATATAGCCAACACAATAACGAACCTAAGtcaacagcaaagcaaacgctGGTCCACAATGGCTGTGAACAATGCGTTGAataatcaacatcaacatcattaCCAATACCATACATCTTGCGACGAGACCGATTTCCAGGTGATGTCCTCGGGCAAATCTCTTAACGTTGGCAGTGAGCCACAgacaattgttaatttaagGCCAAAGTCACTACCACTAGCCGCTAACTCGACTCCAGCAATTGTGTCAGCAGTAGTCAAGAAGATACCCACGGTACTCGTctcccagcagcaacaacaacaacagcagcaacaacactcaCTGAAGCTGTTAAAAGAAGATAACTCAAAGAGCAACAAGTCATCTGGTCGATTAGAACTGCAGTTACAACTGAAGCCTGCCAAGCATTATCAGCATGAACGTGGCGATCCAGATGGTGGCTGTAATCTGGATGAACTGTGCGCCAACTACATGTCCAAATCGGATGAGCTGAGATCGGTTAGCAAgttaagcaacaacagcaacaagaatgCAGCATCAGCTAATAAGACGTTGGGTAAAAGTGTTGAGGAATCGCTAAATGCCAAAAAGGGCTGGTTAATGAAGCTGGATAACCGAACAGGCGAATGGAGCAAGCATTGGTTCACCTTGAGTGGAGCAGCACTCTTCTATTATCGCGATCCGCTTTGCGAAGAACGCGGAGTTCTCGATGGTGTCCTGGACGTCAACAGCCTATCAACTGTAGTTGAGGAACCTAGTGCCAGTAAGCAGCATGCCTTTCAGCTGATCACTTGGGACAAGCAGCGCCTGTTCCTGGCCAGCTTGTCGCCCAGTTCACGTAATAGTTGGCTAGCGATCCTGCGGAGTGCGGCAGGTCTGACACAGCAACTAGAGACATCAACGACGACACCAATAGCGACATCATCAGCAGCCATAATGAAGTCCAGCGACATTGAGCAAGATTTTATCAAAgcgcagttgcaacaacattCAACACATCCGCTCAGCTCAAGTCCAGCTACACCTGGAACACCAGGAACACCGTGTACACCGGCAAATGGACCACATTTCTCCTCGGACGAGGAGTATCGTACTGCATCAGAAGGCGGTCGACGTGATAGCTTAGACTGGGGCTCTCCGCTGTCTCCATCTCCTCCCGTTTTACGGAGCTGTCTGCGAAACCGGAGCCTGGCCAGTCTCCACAAGCGCAGTCGAAGCTCACCACCAAGCTCACGCCGCAGCACCGTGGATAGCGTGACAAGTGATGAGCTGTCCCTAATGGCCGTGCCGGAGGAGATTCGACCAGAGCGTGAGCTAAAGCAACAATGCGAGACGCTTCGCACCGAGGCCAAAATAAGAGAGGCACGGATGTCCGAGCTGCTTACAACACTACAACGTACCGAGCAGGAACTCACGGCCCGTctgcaggagcagcagcagcaattgaatGGGGAACTGACCAGTGCCAAACAGAGTGCTGCGGAGCTGGTTCACACTCTAAGCCTGCAGTTAACAGAGAGCCAGTGCAAGATCAAACAGCTGGAGGATCGTCTGGCCCAGGGGATTGAGGAGAACGAAGGCTTATATAAAAGATTGCGTGATTTCCAAGTGGACAACAACCAAGTGGCCAGTCTGAGCAATCTGCAGCGTCACAAGATGAAGCGCATGGACTCTCTAAGCGATCTAACGACTATTAGCGACATTGATCCCTACTGCTTGCAGAGAGATTCCCTTGCCGAGGAGTACAATGAGTTGCGTACTCGATTCGAAAAGGCAGTCAATGAGATTCGAGCCATGAAGCGAGAACTCAAACAGTCACAGAACCAGTACGATGCTCTGGAACTGATCCAGACAGCACTGCAACAAAAGCTAGAACGCTGTCAGATGGAAGACGGCGcccagctgcagctgatggCAGCACGCATTCAGGATCTGACCATCAAGTACAGTACATCAGAAAGACAAGTACGTGCCTTGAAGCAGAAACTAGCCAAGTCCGAACGAAGACGGTCCCTCTCTCTTAAAGGCAAGGAACAATTGGAACTGAAATTAAGTGAGCTGCAAAGGGAAACTGTTGAGCATAAGTCCGGCGATTGCAGCACGGCAAGCACCACTGAATCCAGCGGTGACTCAAGTAGTCAATCATCACCCTTGAATGCGCATCTATTGCAACGCCTGCACAGTCTGGAGCATGTACTGCTGAACACCAAGGAGCGTCTGGAGCAAAGTCTCAAccagctgcaacagctgcgTGTTGGTCAGCGCAGCCGTCGATCCGTATCACCGCTAAATGAACGCAAGGATGGACTCAGGCAGTTGGAACGAGCTCTGGTCGAGACCTGTGTGCTGGTCACCGAGCAGATGGAACTCTCCTGCTTGCAGGAAGCGTGCCACAAGTGCAGCGAACTTCATCAGCGCATTGAGAAGCTGACGACGCTTCATCAACAAACTGAAACAGATTTACAGCGTAGTGAGCAGCTGCTGGAACAGCGCGAGGGAGAACTAGCGATCTCATTGGAGAAATGTGCCAGCCAGGAGAACGAGCAGCAAGTTTTGCTGCAACAGCGCAATGAGCTCAGCGATGAACTGGGTCGGCAGCAGGAGCGCTGCAAACGACTTGAGAAGCGTCTTGATCTTCTGGAAAGGGAGCACGGCAAGCAACTTGAGTGTCTCCGCCAGGTATACCGTCATGAGCATGACAATGTTTCAGAGGATCAGAGTTTCCGTAAGCGCTACCAGACTGAGATTGAGCAGCTGAGG ACACTCTGCGAAAAGGGTCTCAGTGCCATGGAATCATCACATCGCCGACTAATATGCGATATGGAGGAGAAGCACAAGATAGAAATTGATCGATTGCTAGCTGAAAAGGAAACAGCTCTGGCTGAGGAGACACAG GCAACACTGGCCGCTTTGGACGCCATGCGTAAGGCGCATGAGAGTGAGGTGCAACGAGAGGTTTCACGCTTCAAGTCTGAGTTTTTGCATCAGGTGCAACGGGGTGAGCACATGCGAGGAGATGGCGCCAAGCTAAAAGA AGAGGAGCTCGACGAGTTACGTCTGGAGATACTGTCCTTTTCTGAAAAATATTCCATCAAGTGTGTGGAAAACGCAGCATTGGAGGAGAAGCTGCATCTGGCTAACGGGAAGTTAAGGCACTTtcagcaaatgcaacagctGGAGCTCAG AAATCAACAATTTCGCGCCCATCTGGCTTCTGACGATCCTAGCAGCGATGTGCATTTCGTCCAAGGCCTAACAGCTGGCTCCAAAGACGATGCTTCATGTGAAGATAGCGAG CCTGTTCAGTGTGCACCACAAATAATGGTTGATACTCgtacaaacacaacaacaacaacaagaacaagaacaacaaccacaagtaaaagaacaagaagaacaactaTAGAACCCCCTGCATCGGGAGTGCCCGAGAAATTGGATCAGAACCTGTTTGTGATACCCTACCATAGGCAAAATCATTGCCAAGTGTCTGCTGCAAGCATACCTGATAGTGGCATTGATATCGTTAATATCGATAAATTCGATAGAGTCGATAACATCGATGAGCTCGTCTATGAACCGTGCTACAAGCCGAGCGATATATTTGCCCTGTATCAGAATCGTTTATGTTTCCAAG GTTTGAAAAGCAACTCGACGTTTGGAAAGAATTTAAGAAAATCCACTGCGAGAACATCACCAGCATCATTGTCATCACCATCAccagcatcatcatcgtcgtcatcaacATCACCATCAAATGCAGAGATACgaagaacagcaacaataatagtACAGAGCCCCGTCCAAAAGGGACCCAGTCACAATCGAATCTATAAGACAGATGCCGttattaatattcaacaacagcaacacgcaggcaatgcaataaaacaagaaaaagcaCAATGA